GCGAGGGCCGAGCCTTCTGCTCGGGTCTGGATATCAAGGAAATGGGCTCGTTTGGAGCcgatgacgacgatatGGAGGCTGCTCGAAAGGCCATCAAGTTCCGACGATTCATCACCGACTTCCAGGACAACATCAAGCAGCCCCATCTGTGCCGAAAGCCCATCATTGCCGTGTGCCACGGAATCTCCTTCGGTCTGGCCCTCGACATGATTTCCGGCATGGACATTCGAATCGCCTCCAAGGACGTCAAGTTctccatcaaggaggccgacATTGGTCTGGCCGCCGACATGGGCACTCTGCAGCGACTGCccaaggtggtcaacaACCTCGGATGGATCAAGGAGCTCGCCTACACTGCCCGAATCTTTGGCGCCGAGGAGGCCTTCACCCAGGGTCTGGTTACCCACGTGGTTGAGGACAAGGCTGCCGGCATGAAGAAGGCCCTCGAGATGGCTGTTCTCATCTCCGAGAAGTCCCCCGTGGCTGTCCAGGGATCCAAGGAGACCATCAACTACGCCATTGACCACACCATTGAAGACGGTCTGGCCCAGATTGCAAACTTCAACACTTATGCTGTTGCTGGCGACACCATCGAGGCTGCCATGAGCATggccatgaagaagaagcctaCTTACGAGAAGTTGTGAGCAGAGTGGGCGAATATATTGAATGAATTTATTGATCACTTTCGAGTGGGAGCACAGCACAAcacaatacatactgtacactaCTACCTGTTATGTATGTCGAGCAGTTGTGTGAGAAGAGCTAGCACAACCATCGTTCGGACTCTCTTGACTTTTTAGATGGTTGTAGTGAGTCAGAATGTGTCTCTACTGCCGATGAACTACCGTCAAAGGAGAGGTCTAGATTGAGTAAGTACGagcacagtacatactctacTCGTATTCAATAGATCCTCACTAGAATCGGGATGTTCATTCAACGTTAACAATTGTTCTTTACTTGAGAGTTAGCTGTTGAGAAGCCATAATGTTAGTCGAAACCAGACCgggccttctccagcttgacCTTTACATCATCTGCCGCGACCCAGCCGGTTCGAACTTCATACCCTCCATCTCCCTTAGTGCAGAAAACTGGCTGGATAGTTCCGTTGTCAAGTCCCTCTTGACGCCCAATCTTGTACTTCTTCATGCGCAAATGCTTAGGATCTGTCATGAACTTGGCTGACCATTCTCCAGATGACGCATGTTTAGTGTAGAAGGAGTTGTAGAAACGCTCAAACTTGATATCTGTTTTGATACAGTCGAGTTCCGCGTCAAAGTTGTCCAGGTTCACATACTTCCATGCCTTCTTGAGATTGGCACCCCTGAACCCCTGCTCAATGGCGTTGGGAAGAGGGTAGCCCGCGTTGAGATATTTCTCAGTCATTTGAAACGGAAAATTGAGGTTCTTGTAGTTTTCGCCCGTGGGTCGGTCGTACGCTACCCACTGAAACACGTAGGGGACGACTATCTCGACATGCCTGGAAATGGCGTTGAGGAGCTTCTGGTTGGTTGAAAGAGAGTACTTTCTGTCGGTGACGGGGTCCACAATGACAACTGTGGTGTTGCTAGTGTCAGAAAAGTTGGCCTTCAACCAGTCGGTAATCGCAGCAGTGCCGTTAGAGACGTA
The Yarrowia lipolytica chromosome 1A, complete sequence genome window above contains:
- a CDS encoding uncharacterized protein (Compare to YALI0A07733g, similar to Saccharomyces cerevisiae ECI1 (YLR284C) and DCI1 (YOR180C); ancestral locus Anc_6.78, similar to uniprot|Q8WZH4 Neurospora crassa Probable DELTA3 5-DELTA2 4-dienoyl-CoA isomerase precursor (ECH1)), with amino-acid sequence MPLDYSAYDQFKISFPAEWVALVETNRPKSLNSYNLKTWEQFGQIFIQMSDDSDIRCIVFGGEGRAFCSGLDIKEMGSFGADDDDMEAARKAIKFRRFITDFQDNIKQPHLCRKPIIAVCHGISFGLALDMISGMDIRIASKDVKFSIKEADIGLAADMGTLQRLPKVVNNLGWIKELAYTARIFGAEEAFTQGLVTHVVEDKAAGMKKALEMAVLISEKSPVAVQGSKETINYAIDHTIEDGLAQIANFNTYAVAGDTIEAAMSMAMKKKPTYEKL
- a CDS encoding uncharacterized protein (Compare to YALI0A07755g, similar to uniprot|Q6C212 Yarrowia lipolytica YALI0F11737g), translated to MTQAKYNRKNIFYFRVLEHKKKTVAVCFPADGEPLPVSYVSNGTAAITDWLKANFSDTSNTTVVIVDPVTDRKYSLSTNQKLLNAISRHVEIVVPYVFQWVAYDRPTGENYKNLNFPFQMTEKYLNAGYPLPNAIEQGFRGANLKKAWKYVNLDNFDAELDCIKTDIKFERFYNSFYTKHASSGEWSAKFMTDPKHLRMKKYKIGRQEGLDNGTIQPVFCTKGDGGYEVRTGWVAADDVKVKLEKARSGFD